In Bacillus sp. Marseille-Q1617, a genomic segment contains:
- a CDS encoding aminotransferase — protein MTIKTSYIAKSVENLKPSGIRKFFDLAANMEGVISLGVGEPDFITSWTVREAAILSLEQGFTSYTANAGLLELRKKISSYMKNGYGVGYDPGTEIIVTVGASQALDISMRAIIDPGDEVVVVEPGFVSYVPLVQLAGGKPVTVETKPENGFKLTAEELEAAITDRTKAVLICSPNNPTGTVLERENLEELADVIRRNDLVVLSDEIYSELAYDRGHVSIASFEGMRDRTIVINGFSKGFAMTGWRLGFICAPVEIAEPLLKIHQYAMMCASTPAQYAAVEALDKGMEDVVDMKRSYRHRRHYFVDSLNEMGLTCHLPGGAFYAFPSVAKTGLSSEEFAEKLLMEEKVAVVPGNVFGKGGEGHIRCSYASSMEQLQEAVKRMKRFVENHS, from the coding sequence ATGACAATAAAGACATCATACATTGCGAAGTCGGTTGAAAACCTGAAGCCGTCCGGAATCCGTAAATTCTTTGATCTGGCGGCCAATATGGAAGGCGTCATTTCCCTTGGCGTCGGGGAGCCGGACTTCATTACATCTTGGACGGTAAGGGAAGCTGCGATTCTCTCATTGGAGCAGGGTTTTACTTCTTATACGGCTAATGCAGGCCTATTGGAGCTCCGAAAAAAAATCAGCAGCTATATGAAGAATGGTTATGGAGTCGGATATGATCCGGGAACGGAAATCATCGTGACGGTCGGGGCGAGCCAGGCACTCGATATCAGTATGCGTGCCATCATCGATCCGGGTGATGAAGTGGTCGTTGTCGAGCCGGGCTTTGTATCGTATGTCCCGCTTGTTCAGCTTGCAGGGGGAAAGCCTGTAACCGTCGAAACAAAGCCCGAGAATGGCTTTAAACTGACTGCAGAAGAACTTGAGGCAGCGATTACGGACAGAACGAAAGCCGTATTGATATGCTCACCGAACAATCCGACCGGAACCGTATTGGAAAGGGAAAATCTTGAAGAGCTTGCAGACGTTATACGCCGAAATGATTTGGTGGTGCTTTCGGATGAAATCTATTCCGAGCTTGCTTACGACCGGGGCCATGTGTCAATCGCGTCTTTCGAAGGAATGAGGGACAGAACGATTGTGATAAACGGCTTTTCGAAAGGATTTGCGATGACTGGCTGGAGGCTCGGTTTTATATGCGCTCCGGTGGAAATCGCCGAACCTCTGTTGAAAATTCACCAGTACGCCATGATGTGCGCATCGACTCCTGCTCAATATGCTGCCGTCGAAGCACTTGATAAAGGGATGGAAGATGTAGTTGATATGAAGCGAAGCTACCGCCATCGCCGGCATTATTTTGTCGATTCATTAAATGAGATGGGGCTTACATGCCACTTGCCGGGTGGTGCATTTTATGCATTCCCGTCTGTTGCCAAAACAGGCCTGTCCTCTGAAGAGTTTGCAGAAAAGCTGCTGATGGAAGAAAAGGTGGCAGTCGTACCCGGGAATGTGTTCGGGAAGGGCGGAGAAGGACATATCAGATGTTCGTATGCTTCTTCCATGGAACAGCTGCAGGAAGCTGTGAAGCGGATGAAGAGATTTGTTGAGAATCATAGCTAG
- a CDS encoding helix-turn-helix domain-containing protein — MSHFGENLKRVREDRNISQRELALKARLGASTIEKYENNEQIPDTQTILKLSTVLDIPASELLEREMINHHPAGIDSEIEQLIKEIGSKRTKLILRKAKEFSEDDFLRVMQMLYEVKYEK, encoded by the coding sequence ATGTCACACTTTGGTGAGAATTTGAAGAGAGTCAGAGAAGATCGAAACATTTCTCAGCGCGAGTTAGCCCTTAAAGCTCGCTTAGGCGCCAGTACGATTGAGAAGTATGAAAACAATGAACAGATCCCTGATACACAAACCATTTTAAAGCTGTCAACCGTTCTTGATATCCCAGCTTCCGAGCTTTTGGAACGTGAAATGATCAATCATCATCCGGCAGGGATCGATTCTGAGATCGAACAGCTCATTAAAGAGATAGGTTCCAAACGGACAAAGCTGATCCTCCGCAAAGCAAAGGAATTCTCAGAAGACGATTTTCTCCGCGTCATGCAGATGCTTTATGAAGTTAAGTATGAAAAATAA